The stretch of DNA GAAAAAAGCTGTGGAGGGAGGTTGACGTTTAGTGGACTATGCAGTAAATCTGATTACAGTTATTCAGTTTTTTTTCGCAATGGTCATTGGGATGTATTTCTGGAATCTCTTGAAATCGCAGCAAGGAAGCCGTGTGGCCGTGGAGCGGGAGTCCAAAAAAGAAGTAGAGAAACTGCAGCGTATGCGGGAAATATCGCTGACAGAACCGCTGGCTGAAAAGACCCGTCCGTCTACCTTTGCAGAAATTGTCGGTCAGGAGGAGGGGTTGAAGGCGCTTAGAGCGGCACTTTGCGGACCTAATCCACAGCATGTGCTGATTTACGGACCTCCCGGTGTCGGTAAAACCGCGGCGGCAAGGCTGATTCTGGAGGAAGCAAAGCGGAATCCGTTTTCCCCTTTTGCCCAGAGCGCCAAATTCATTGAACTGGATGCCACAACCGCCCGGTTTGATGAACGGGGCATTGCCGATCCGCTGATCGGAACAGTGCATGATCCGATCTATCAAGGCGCGGGATCGATGGGAGTGGCGGGCATACCTCAGCCTAAAGCCGGTGCCGTGACTAAGGCCCATGGTGGCGTCTTGTTTATTGATGAAATTGGCGAATTGCATCAGATTCAGATGAACAAACTGCTCAAGGTGCTGGAAGATCGGAAAGTCTTGTTTGAAAGTTCCTATTATAACAGCGAAGATACCAATATCCCTTCTTATATTCATGATATCTTCCAAAATGGGCTGCCGGCCGATTTCCGGCTGGTGGGAGCTACGACCAGGACGGCACAGGATATTCCACCGGCGATTCGTTCCCGTTGTGTTGAAATTTTTTTCCGGCCGCTGTTCGCCAATGAAATCAGCTTGATTGCAGCCAATGCAGCAAAGAAAGTTGGCTTCCCGCTGGAGGAGAAAGCTGTCGAGGTTATCAAAAACTATGCCATGAATGGCCGGGATGCCGTCAATATTGTGCAGATTGCGGCAGGGGTGGCCTTAAACGAGGGAAATAAGGCGATAACAACGGCTAATGTGGAGTGGGTCATCAACTTTGGTCAGTATAATCCGCGACCGGAGCGTAAGATTCCAACGGAACCGCAAATTGGTTATGTCAATGGCTTGGCCGTTTACGGCGCCAATATCGGTACGATTATGGAACTGGAGGTTTCGGCCGTACCGAATGCTTACAGTACAGGGAAAGTTACCATAACAGGTGTGGTTGATGAAGAAGAGTTTGGGACTCCCGGCAGAACCATGCGCC from Propionispora vibrioides encodes:
- the lonB gene encoding ATP-dependent protease LonB produces the protein MDYAVNLITVIQFFFAMVIGMYFWNLLKSQQGSRVAVERESKKEVEKLQRMREISLTEPLAEKTRPSTFAEIVGQEEGLKALRAALCGPNPQHVLIYGPPGVGKTAAARLILEEAKRNPFSPFAQSAKFIELDATTARFDERGIADPLIGTVHDPIYQGAGSMGVAGIPQPKAGAVTKAHGGVLFIDEIGELHQIQMNKLLKVLEDRKVLFESSYYNSEDTNIPSYIHDIFQNGLPADFRLVGATTRTAQDIPPAIRSRCVEIFFRPLFANEISLIAANAAKKVGFPLEEKAVEVIKNYAMNGRDAVNIVQIAAGVALNEGNKAITTANVEWVINFGQYNPRPERKIPTEPQIGYVNGLAVYGANIGTIMELEVSAVPNAYSTGKVTITGVVDEEEFGTPGRTMRRKSMAKGSMDNVMTVLANKYHIDFAKYDVHINFLGGVPVDGPSAGVTVATAIYSAIYEIPVNNTIAMTGEVSIRGYVKPVGGVSAKIAAAKQAGASRVLIPRENWQELFKEIDLEVIPINTIDEALEYALLKKTQATAEEVVSPQPELLSAASIV